In the genome of Populus trichocarpa isolate Nisqually-1 chromosome 6, P.trichocarpa_v4.1, whole genome shotgun sequence, one region contains:
- the LOC18100144 gene encoding S-adenosylmethionine synthase 4, whose amino-acid sequence MDTFLFTSESVNEGHPDKLCDQVSDAILDACLAQDPESKVACETCSKTNMVMVFGEITTKANVDYEKIVRDTCRGIGFTSADVGLDADNCKVLVNIEQQSPDIAQGVHGHLTKKPEEIGAGDQGHMFGYATDETPELMPLTHVLATKLGAKLTEVRKNKTCPWLRPDGKTQVTVEYKNEGGAMVPIRVHTILISTQHDENVTNEQIAADLKEHVIKPVIPVQYLDDKTIFHLNPSGRFVIGGPHGDAGLTGRKIIIDTYGGWGAHGGGAFSGKDPTKVDRSGAYIVRQAAKSVVASGLARRCIVQVSYAIGVPEPLSVFVDTYKTGKIPDRDILELIKENFDFRPGMIAINLDLMRGGNSRYQKTAAYGHFGRDDPDFTWETVKLLKPNA is encoded by the coding sequence ATGGATACCTTCCTATTCACCTCTGAGTCTGTAAATGAAGGCCACCCAGACAAGCTTTGTGACCAGGTCTCGGATGCCATCCTTGATGCCTGCCTTGCGCAAGATCCTGAGAGCAAGGTTGCCTGTGAGACCTGCTCAAAGACTAACATGGTCATGGTCTTTGGTGAGATCACAACCAAGGCTAACGTGGACTACGAGAAAATTGTCCGGGATACTTGCAGAGGCATTGGCTTCACATCAGCTGACGTTGGCCTCGATGCTGACAACTGCAAGGTCCTTGTCAACATTGAACAGCAGAGTCCTGACATAGCCCAAGGAGTTCATGGACACCTCACCAAGAAGCCTGAGGAAATTGGTGCTGGTGACCAAGGCCATATGTTTGGCTATGCTACTGATGAAACACCTGAGCTCATGCCATTAACTCACGTCCTCGCCACCAAGCTTGGTGCCAAGCTAACTGAGGTGAGAAAGAACAAGACATGCCCATGGTTAAGGCCTGATGGGAAGACCCAGGTTACTGTTGAGTACAAGAATGAAGGTGGAGCCATGGTGCCTATCCGGGTTCACACGATTCTTATCTCAACACAACATGATGAGAATGTCACTAATGAGCAGATTGCAGCGGACCTGAAAGAGCATGTGATTAAGCCTGTTATCCCAGTTCAATATCTTGATGACAAGACCATCTTCCACCTCAACCCTTCTGGTCGGTTTGTTATTGGTGGGCCTCATGGAGATGCAGGACTCACTGGCCGTAAGATTATCATTGACACTTATGGTGGATGGGGTGCTCATGGTGGAGGCGCTTTCTCAGGCAAGGACCCCACAAAGGTGGACAGAAGTGGTGCATACATTGTTAGGCAGGCTGCCAAGAGTGTGGTGGCCTCTGGTCTTGCTCGGCGCTGTATTGTGCAGGTCTCTTACGCAATTGGTGTGCCAGAACCATTGTCAGTTTTTGTGGACACTTACAAGACTGGCAAGATTCCAGACAGGGATATCTTGGAATTGATCAAGGAGAATTTCGACTTCAGGCCTGGAATGATTGCTATCAACCTCGACTTGATGAGAGGAGGCAATTCCAGGTACCAGAAGACTGCTGCTTATGGCCATTTTGGACGTGATGACCCAGATTTCACATGGGAGACTGTCAAGCTTCTCAAGCCCAATGCCTAA